A single genomic interval of Microbacterium sp. BLY harbors:
- the acs gene encoding acetate--CoA ligase: MSSQIDHLLDETRRFAPSEEFAAQTVASPELYERAAADREGFWADQSRELVHWHKPFTRVLDWSNPPFAKWFDDGELNVAYNCLDRHVEAGHGDRVALYWEGEPGDSRRITYAELTDEVKRVANVLEELGIGQGDRVAIYLPMIPEAIAAMLAVARVGAIHSVVFGGFSADSLRSRIDDAGAKLVITADGGYRKGRVSALKPAVDQALADRGDGEQQTVEHVLVVKRGENEVEWTEGRDLWWHDVVPAASSDHTAQAFPAENPLFILYTSGTTGKPKGILHTSGGYLTQAAYSHKNVFDLKPETDVYWCTADIGWITGHSYVTYGPLANGATQVLYEGTPDTPHPGRWWELIEKYKVSIFYTAPTAIRSFMKIGRSVPQKFDLSSLRVLGSVGEPINPEAWMWYREVIGAGKTPIVDTWWQTETGAIMVSALPGITATKPGSAQVPLPGISIDVVDEQGVEVGNGNGGLLVITEPWPSMLRGIWGDPERFRETYWEKFEKQGYYFAGDGARLDEDGDLWLLGRVDDVMNVSGHRLSTAEIESSLVAHEATAEAAVVGASDETTGQAVVAFVIIKESYLSAHDPAGLAQQLRLWVGEQIGAIARPRDVYIVGELPKTRSGKIMRRLLRDVAEGREVGDTTTLADTAVMSIISAQVK, encoded by the coding sequence ATGAGCAGCCAGATCGATCACCTTCTCGACGAAACCCGGCGCTTCGCGCCGTCGGAGGAGTTCGCCGCCCAGACCGTCGCCTCACCGGAGCTCTACGAACGCGCGGCCGCCGACCGCGAGGGGTTCTGGGCCGACCAGTCGCGCGAGCTCGTGCACTGGCACAAGCCCTTCACTCGCGTCCTCGACTGGAGCAACCCGCCGTTCGCCAAGTGGTTCGACGACGGTGAGCTCAACGTGGCGTACAACTGCCTCGACCGTCACGTCGAAGCCGGTCACGGTGACCGCGTGGCCCTCTACTGGGAGGGTGAGCCCGGCGACAGCCGCCGCATCACGTACGCCGAGCTGACCGATGAGGTCAAGCGCGTCGCCAATGTGCTCGAGGAGCTCGGCATCGGCCAGGGCGACCGCGTGGCGATCTATCTGCCCATGATCCCGGAGGCGATCGCCGCGATGCTCGCCGTCGCGCGCGTCGGCGCCATCCACTCGGTCGTCTTCGGCGGCTTCAGCGCCGACAGCCTGCGCTCGCGGATCGACGACGCCGGCGCCAAGCTCGTCATCACGGCGGACGGCGGGTACCGCAAGGGCCGTGTCTCCGCGCTGAAGCCCGCCGTCGACCAGGCGCTGGCCGACCGCGGCGACGGCGAGCAGCAGACGGTCGAGCACGTGCTCGTCGTCAAGCGCGGCGAGAACGAGGTCGAGTGGACGGAGGGCCGCGATCTCTGGTGGCACGACGTCGTCCCCGCGGCATCCTCCGACCACACCGCCCAGGCGTTCCCCGCCGAGAACCCCCTCTTCATCCTCTACACCTCGGGTACCACCGGGAAGCCGAAGGGCATCCTGCACACGTCGGGCGGCTACCTCACGCAGGCGGCCTACTCGCACAAGAACGTCTTCGACCTGAAGCCGGAGACCGACGTCTACTGGTGCACCGCCGACATCGGCTGGATCACCGGGCACAGCTACGTCACCTACGGACCGCTGGCGAACGGCGCCACCCAGGTGCTGTACGAGGGCACCCCCGACACTCCGCACCCCGGCCGCTGGTGGGAGCTCATCGAGAAGTACAAGGTCTCGATCTTCTACACGGCCCCGACCGCGATCCGCTCCTTCATGAAGATCGGCCGGAGCGTCCCGCAGAAGTTCGACCTGTCGTCGCTGCGGGTGCTCGGATCGGTGGGCGAGCCCATCAACCCGGAGGCCTGGATGTGGTACCGCGAGGTGATCGGCGCCGGCAAGACCCCGATCGTCGACACCTGGTGGCAGACCGAGACGGGCGCGATCATGGTATCGGCGCTCCCCGGCATCACCGCGACGAAGCCCGGCTCGGCGCAGGTCCCGCTGCCCGGCATCTCGATCGACGTCGTCGACGAGCAGGGCGTCGAGGTCGGCAACGGCAACGGCGGCCTCCTCGTGATCACCGAACCGTGGCCGAGCATGCTGCGCGGAATCTGGGGCGACCCGGAGCGTTTCCGTGAGACGTACTGGGAGAAGTTCGAGAAGCAGGGCTACTACTTCGCCGGCGACGGGGCCCGCCTCGACGAGGACGGCGACCTGTGGCTGCTCGGCCGGGTCGACGACGTGATGAACGTCTCCGGCCACCGGCTGTCGACCGCGGAGATCGAATCCTCCCTCGTCGCGCACGAGGCCACGGCGGAAGCCGCCGTCGTCGGCGCCTCGGACGAGACGACCGGTCAGGCGGTCGTGGCGTTCGTCATCATCAAGGAGAGCTACCTCTCCGCTCACGATCCCGCGGGCCTCGCCCAGCAGCTGCGACTCTGGGTGGGCGAGCAGATCGGCGCGATCGCGCGTCCTCGCGACGTGTACATCGTGGGCGAGCTGCCGAAGACCCGCTCCGGCAAGATCATGCGCCGCCTGCTGCGCGACGTCGCCGAGGGCCGCGAGGTGGGCGACACGACCACGCTCGCCGACACCGCGGTGATGAGCATCATCTCCGCCCAGGTCAAGTAA
- a CDS encoding RidA family protein has protein sequence MSVAARLSELGIELPAVAAPVAAYVPAVVHGGLVYTSGQLPFVDGALPATGKVGAEVSAEEAKAYARTCALNALAAAADVVGGVDRIAGVVRVGGFVGSAEGFTGQPAVINGASEVLGEIFGEEGRHARAAVGVAELPLGSPVEVEVTFRLA, from the coding sequence ATGAGCGTCGCCGCCCGACTCTCCGAGCTCGGTATCGAGCTTCCCGCCGTCGCCGCTCCGGTCGCCGCCTACGTTCCGGCCGTCGTGCACGGCGGACTCGTCTACACGTCGGGCCAGCTCCCGTTCGTCGACGGGGCCCTCCCCGCGACCGGCAAGGTCGGTGCGGAGGTCTCTGCCGAGGAGGCCAAGGCCTACGCCCGGACCTGCGCCCTGAACGCGCTCGCCGCCGCGGCGGACGTCGTGGGCGGTGTCGACCGCATCGCCGGCGTCGTCCGGGTCGGCGGGTTCGTCGGCTCCGCGGAGGGCTTCACCGGACAGCCCGCCGTCATCAACGGCGCGAGCGAGGTGCTCGGCGAGATCTTCGGCGAGGAGGGCCGGCACGCGCGCGCCGCCGTCGGCGTCGCGGAGCTCCCGCTCGGCAGCCCGGTCGAGGTCGAGGTCACCTTCCGCCTCGCGTAG